In Deltaproteobacteria bacterium, the following are encoded in one genomic region:
- the lipA gene encoding lipoyl synthase, translated as MPRRHPDWIKVKAPGNPNYLRLKTLMREKNLHTVCEEARCPNIGECWGNKTATFLILGDTCTRGCRFCAIDKGKPLALDPEEPRNVALTVKELGLDHIVVTSVNRDDLPDGGADHFAKTVFWIKSLNPGIRVELLIPDFEGNLAALKTVVNSGIEILNHNIETVPRLYGKVRPGHTYQCSVNILKTAKEMQPEVLTKTGMMLGVGETKEEVMTTLHDLRANDVDIVTLGQYLQPSPKLLRVERYVTPDEFREFKTAADQLGFRHVESGPLVRSSYHAWSHVN; from the coding sequence ATCAAAGTCAAAGCGCCAGGTAACCCCAACTACCTGCGCCTAAAAACACTCATGCGCGAGAAAAACCTTCACACCGTCTGTGAAGAGGCGCGCTGCCCGAACATCGGCGAGTGCTGGGGCAACAAGACCGCCACGTTTTTAATTCTCGGCGACACTTGCACGCGCGGCTGCCGCTTTTGCGCCATCGACAAAGGCAAACCCCTGGCGCTCGATCCAGAGGAACCGCGCAACGTGGCACTGACCGTCAAAGAACTCGGGCTCGATCATATCGTCGTCACCTCAGTCAACCGCGACGATCTCCCCGACGGCGGCGCCGACCATTTCGCCAAGACGGTTTTCTGGATCAAGAGTTTGAATCCGGGCATCCGCGTGGAGTTATTGATTCCCGACTTCGAAGGCAACTTGGCTGCGTTGAAAACCGTGGTCAATTCGGGAATCGAAATTCTCAATCACAACATCGAAACCGTGCCGCGTCTTTACGGCAAAGTCCGGCCGGGGCACACTTACCAATGTTCGGTCAATATTTTGAAGACCGCGAAAGAAATGCAACCTGAAGTGTTAACCAAAACGGGGATGATGCTCGGTGTCGGCGAAACTAAAGAGGAAGTGATGACCACGTTGCATGACTTACGCGCGAACGATGTCGACATCGTCACTCTGGGGCAATATCTCCAACCATCGCCCAAACTCTTACGGGTCGAACGCTACGTGACACCGGATGAATTTAGAGAATTCAAAACCGCCGCCGACCAGCTCGGCTTTCGCCACGTCGAGTCCGGCCCGCTGGTGCGTAGCTCCTATCACGCCTGGAGCCACGTGAATTGA